A genome region from Hevea brasiliensis isolate MT/VB/25A 57/8 chromosome 9, ASM3005281v1, whole genome shotgun sequence includes the following:
- the LOC110639584 gene encoding ADP-ribosylation factor-like protein 2 produces the protein MGLLSIIRKIKRKEKEMRILMVGLDNSGKTTIVLKINGEDTSVISPTLGFNIKTITYQKYTLNIWDVGGQRTIRSYWRNYFEQTDGLVWVVDSSDLRRLNDCKMELDNLLKEERLSGASLLILANKQDLKGALTQEEIAKVLNLENMDKTRHWKIMGCSAYTGEGLLEGFDWLVQDIASRIYMLD, from the exons ATGGGGCTCCTCAGCATCATTCGAAAAATCAAGAGAAAAGAGAAGGAAATGCGTATACTGATGGT GGGCCTTGATAATTCTGGAAAGACAACAATTGTTTTGAAGATAAATGGGGAAGATACTAGTGTTATCAGTCCTACACTTGGTTTTAATATCAAAACGatcacttaccaaaa GTATACCTTAAATATATGGGATGTTGGGGGCCAAAGAACTATAAGATCGTATTGGAGGAATTACTTTGAGCAAACTGATGGCTTAGTTTGGGTAGTTGACAGTTCAGATCTTAGAAGGTTAAATGATTGCAAAATGGAACTTGATAATCTTTTGAAGGAAGAG AGGCTGTCTGGAGCATCCTtgctaatactagcaaataagcAAGACCTAAAAGGTGCTCTTACTCAAGAGGAAATTGCTAAG GTATTAAATCTGGAGAATATGGACAAAACCCGACATTGGAAAATCATGGGCTGTAGTGCATACACAGGGGAGGGGCTGCTCGAGGGATTTGATTGGTTGGTTCAAGACATTGCCTCTCGAATCTATATGCTCGACTAA